A genomic stretch from Hemicordylus capensis ecotype Gifberg chromosome 1, rHemCap1.1.pri, whole genome shotgun sequence includes:
- the CCDC32 gene encoding coiled-coil domain-containing protein 32 isoform X1 has translation MIMIESVDSIVTISSQDLWAEICSSLPHPDQNEDSSNAFADSFTDFYVHVENQNEVMDTSFQANLKPWAPLNDSEIYLASLERRLMRIKGLSQEVTSKDMLHTLAQAKKECWDRFLQEKSESDFYMEGNETDESTLEHLKRWLQPDKVAVSTEEVQYLIPLEARIEKQETEEESMAVEQ, from the exons ATGATAATGATTGAGAGTGTTGATTCCATAGTCACTATCTCCAGCCAGGACCTCTGGGCTGAAatctgttcctccctgccacatcCAGACCAGAACGAAGATTCGAGCAATGCATTTGCAGATTCCTTTACAGATTTTTATGTTCATGTAGAAAATCAAAATGAAGTCATGGATACCTCTTTCCAAGCTAACTTGAAGCCCTGGGCTCCTCTGAACGATTCAGAGATCTATTTGGCATCTTTAG AGAGAAGGTTGATGAGAATAAAGGGCTTGTCTCAGGAAGTGACCTCCAAGGATATGCTACATACCCTTGCTCAGGCTAAGAAAGAGTGCTGGGACAGGTTTCTGCAGGAGAAGTCCGAGTCTGACTTTTACATGGAGGGAAATGAAACCGATGAAAG CACTCTGGAACACTTGAAGCGTTGGCTGCAACCTGATAAAGTGGCAGTTAGCACTGAGGAGGTCCAGTATCTGATTCCCCTTGAAGCTCGTATAGAGAAGCAAGAGACTGAAGAAGAGTCTATGGCTGTAGAACAGTGA